The Anolis carolinensis isolate JA03-04 chromosome 2, rAnoCar3.1.pri, whole genome shotgun sequence genome contains the following window.
GTAACAGAGACAGTATGCTTCTGAAAGCCACTTGCCTTGAACAAGAGCATGATCGTTCTGTCTAGACTTAGAAATGATACTGTTTTTGGACCACCGTTTGCAGAAATCTCCAGCAACTTAAGGAgctgtcgtcgtctcactcgttcagtcgttttcgactcttcgtgacctcatggaccagtccacgccagagctccctgtcggctgtcaccgtccccagttccttcaaggtcgagccagtcacttcaaggataccgtccatccatctcgcccttggtcgtcttctcttcccttttccttccattttccccagcatcatgatcttctccaagctttcctgtcttctcatgatgtgaccaaaatacttcaactttgcctctaatatccttccctccagtgagcagtcgggcattatttcctggaggatggactggttggatcttcttgcagtctaaggcactctcaggattttcctccagcaccagagttcaaaagcgtctatcttccttcgctcagccttccttatggttcagctctcgcatccataggttactatggggaataccattgctttcactatgcggaccttcgttgccagtgtgatgtctctgcttttcagtattttatcaaggttggccattgctctcctcccaagaagtagacgtcttctgatttcctggctgcagtctgcatctgcagtgatctttgcacctagaaatataaagtctgtcactgcctccatgttttctccctctatttgccagttatcaataggtgtggttgccatgatcttggttttcttgatctttaactgcagcccagcttttgcactttcttctttcaccttggtgataaggctcctcagctcttcctcactttcagccatcagagtggtatcatctgcatacctaaggttgttaatgtttcttccagaaattttaactccagccttggattcatcaagacccgcacgtcgcatgatgtgttctgcgtacaagttgaataggtagggtgaaagtctgcagccctgctgcactcctttcccaatcttgaaccagtctgttgttccgtggtctgttcttactgtggctacttggtctttatacagatttctcaggagacagacaaggtgacttggtatccccataccaccaagtacatgccacagtttgttatggtcaaCACAGTCgaaagctttagaatagtcaataaagcagaagtatatatttttctgaaactccctggcttcctccattatccagcggatattggcaatttggtctcttgttcctctgccttttctaaacccagcttggacatctggcagctctcgctccatgtattgctgaagtctgccttgcaggatcttgagcattaccttactggcatgggaaataagtgccactgtatggaagtttgaacattctttagcatttcccttttttggtatggggatgtaaattgattttttccaatgtgatggccattcttgtgttttccatatttgctggcatatggcatgcatcaccttgacaacaTCATCTTTCCAGATttttaacagttcagctgggatcccatcgtctcctgctgccttgttgttagcagtgcttcttaaggcccattcaatctcactcctcaggatgtctggttgtaattcattcaccacaccgtcaaagctatcttctGTATTTgtatccctcctatacagatcttctgtatattctcgccaccttttcttgatttcttcagcttctgttaggtctttgccatctttgtttttgatcatgcccatttttgcctgaaatttgcctccgatgtttctgattttctggaataggtctcttgtccttcctattctattgtcttcttccacttccatgcattgcttgtttaaaaatagttcctttttttttaaaaggagctgtagtccaaaaaaagaaaaagaaaaagaaaaaaagtagcaGATCCCAGCTGCAGTTCTATTGCCCTCACGTGCTGCTCCCAAATACATaggattctggattatatagttcTTTGGTCTAAAACAGCAGAGTCCTTCTTACATTCACAGTTTTACATCAAGCTCTGTTTGGTGGAGTTTGAGGTACTCCtttaagaagaaataaaaagcagTAGACTCCTTTGAGTCTGAAATGAGCTTCCCATGCTTCTAAATCTCTGTGCTATAACTTACAAAAGTTATCACATTCCAAAAGTTGTATTTTATGATACCACACAGCAGGTTTCAAGCACATATTCACAGCCatgaggactagaaacttgacTGAAGTCCTTAAGTTGTTCTCAAAAATTGTTCTGAAAAGTCGAATGTGCGCAATCACACACTGTTGTCATAATACACTAAACCTTGCTCTCCCTAACAGCTATTCTTCACACTTCTCTGGTTTCCTCTTGGACAACTATTTTCTTCAAGATTAGCATACTTCTGAAGTCAAACTACGCAATAGAAACTCTTGTTAGCCCAAAGCTTTTGGAAAAGTCTAGAGCTCTAGAGGGATTCACACATTAAACTTAGGTTGTTGCCAACTTCCCTTTCTTTATGCTAGTCACTCAGTGTCTTCAAAGCAGACAGGCTTCTTGGTAGATTGTTGCCAGTCTTTGCACTTTTACCAACAGTAGACAAAGTATCAGAATCATGTTGGTGCCATGAGCCAGCACTGGAATTTTTCCATAGCTGTGCAGCCAGTGAGAAAAAGAAACAGACCAAATTTGCAATCCCCAAGCACAATCTATCTgttccttgttttcctttccttgtggCCATTTGCTTTTCTCCCTCGTGTCACCTTTGCTTATGCTGGTGAATCACAGCCAACCTGGGACACCAACTGGATTCTGACCAAAATCAAAAGCAACTGATCTCTGCACCTTATGCTGACTGATAACAATTTAGATTTTAACCAAAATCAGAAGCAACTGATCTGACAGCCTCAGCAATGCCTTATGCTGAGATCAATTCACCCTCCCTGCTGACACCATATCGCTTCAGTgacttttttcagtttctttggctgatgagatagaaCGAGGTCACATTTATGCCCCTTTAGGCAGAGGGGGAGGTATTTATTATTAAGTCATGTGCGTCTCCCCTAATAACCCACAGATCATGATCCTATACCATTTACTTGGGAATTGGACCCACTAACTTCAGGTGGGACACtgtttatactcatgtataagactagaaattgtatttttttaaaatcctgggtGGAAAATAATGGCAGCCAAGGGCTGCTGGGTCCAGAACAATGTGATGCTTTCCCCACTTCACAGAATGAATTTGCCTTACCCACAAATCATATTAAAAACtgtaattttggctccaaaacctgtCCTTGATTTATTTATGtggtcaacttatacataagtatatatagTAACTACCaagtaaatatgcataggatCAGGCTTTAAAAGAGGTAGTGATTTCTGGTAATGGGACATTAAAAACAGAGGGATGGGAACTGTGAAGGAAGTGAAAAGAACTATGGAATCCTGTAACCTCATTGCCCAGATTTCCCCTAATCTGACCAACTAGATCCCCttcatctcctgggcaatgtagGAGCCTTACTTCCCATACGACCTACTCTTCTTTTCTAATCCACTAGCCCCTGCCCACCCACAAACTCCTTCCACACAATCCAGGAGTTTCCATCCCTCTAGTAATCTAGACACTAAACCTATCCCAAAAAACTCAAAGGAGGAGCCCTGGCTCGCCACCCCTACATTCTAACCACTACACCCCACTTCCCTCCCTCAGAGCTCAGGAATTCCCTTCCACTTCTCAACACTGCCAACTCTGCCATTTCTCCTTCAGCGTATGAGGACGTTGATCTCGGTCACGCTGGCTTCCATGACGTTCTCCGCCGTGGTCTTCCCGTGCTGTTCCTTGAGGTGGCGCCGGATTGCGGGCTTGTGGGCGAAGCGGACATCGCAGTAGGAGCAGCGGTAAGGCCTCTCGCCGCTGTGGAGGTTCATGTGGTCGTGGAGCGTGGACTTTTGGGTGAAGCACTTCCCGCAGATGGTGCAGGAGTGCGACTTGACGCCACGGTGGACATTCATGTGCCGGTTGAGGTTGCTGCTATGGTTGAATTGCTTGCCGCAGCGGGGGCACATGAAGATGAAGTGGTGGGCCCTCATGTGGAAGACCAGCTTCTCCACACCTTGGAAAACCTCCTCACACTTGGTGCAGCGGATGATTCTGGAGACGCTTCCTCCTGCGACTCCTGAGCCACCACCTCTCCCTACGGCAGGAAAGGTGGAGAAGGGACGCCCGCTCAGTCCCGCCAGCACTAGCCCCATCCCGCCACCACTGCTCTGGCATTCAGCCGCCACAGCTGCTGCCTCACTGGTTTCCTCCAAGTAGCTTCCGCCTGGGATGATCAGGAGGCCTTCACCCTCAGCATCCTCAGAGAGGCTGTAGGAGGCTTTCACCACACCATGTTGGGGTTTCTCAGGGCTCGATTCTGGAGAAGACCCCATGGTTTCTGCCACTGTAGAGTTGACTTGAGGCTCTTCCTGGtctccagatccatccttgttcCACTCTGATGGGGGGGAAGACTCTTTGCCCCAAGTCTGCTGGGGAGAACTTTCCTTGTTCCAGCTCTGTTGGGGTGACATATCTTTGTTCCAGCCAGTGCCTGCCTGTtgatgctgctgcttcttctgtcGCTGAGCTATCTCCATAGCTGACTCGATCTTCACAATGCAGATATCAGAGATAGCATCTTCATCTCCGTAGTCATCCTCCTGATCTTCGTCTTCATCCTCTGCCTTCATCTCTAGCTCTTCTTCCAGTGGGAATTCCAGTTTCACAGGACGCTGCATAGACCTGCCAGCCATAAAGATATTCTTGTTAGTGCACAATGGGAAATCTAGTAAGAGCTGACCTATCTGTCTGACTACTTAAACTGACAAAGGTCTTATAGTATCCCGAAATGTATCTCTGGTTCTAAATCTAATGAAATCCAGCAGACCACACCAGCACTCAGTCCAAAGTATCTATCTGTTCCAGCTTTCCAAAACACAGTGTCCATATCACTTCCATAATACCTGTCAATTGGTCATGCTCATGGGAGGTGCAGTTCAAATACCAGGAAGAATTGGGTCAAAAAACACTGATCATTGCAACTGAACCTAAAATTGAAAGTAAACCAGAGGTTCAAAGGTTCCCTATACTTGACCTTGGCCATTCAAACTGACTGAGTGGAGCTCGCCAAAGCTCCAGAGGTAAAAAGTAGTAATTCTTGTGGATCTAGGTTGGAATCACATTTCTCTCCTGAATTTCTTGGGCTCAAAGTCCCAACAATTCTGAACCCACATATTTTATTGCTTGTCTTTGTGGCATCCAGTACAGCTAGAGCAGTGATGTGCACTAGTCATAtgctgctggactacaacttccctCATTCCTCACTTTTGGTTGTGCTGGTGAGGGTACTAGCATTTGTAGTCAAGCAACATGTGGAGAACCACCTAATCTGACCTTGTGAAGtcaagaaatgaaaacaaaacaaaatgcaaatcaTATACTACTAGTAAGAGCTATGTGACTTCAGGGAACAGAATTAAAACTAAGCCAGGGGTTGGTATCACAGAAGGTATACTTATCTGAAATTGAGGAGCTAAATACCATGGGctaactttggccttccaggtgttttgtacttcaactcccagaaatcccagccatcttaccgactgttaagaattgtgggagttggagtccaaaacatctggagggatgaagtttgcccatgcctgccttaaggcATGAGGTCCTGTTTGATCTTGTAAGCTAAGCAAGATCGGCTCTGGTTACTATCTAAATGGTAAATAATCAATGaacatcaggtgctgtaggctatacagttatgaccccccccccccccttacattcCAGGACATCGCATGGATACTGTCCTGGAGTGTTACTGTCCTGGATGGTTAGCTGTTAACCTTATCAGAAGCATATCAGAGAATTAAATTAGAGGATTTAGGAAATGCCCTGACAGGACacctaaaaaaaaacccctgcaggATCTAGAAAAATACCCAGAGAGGGCATACTTTATCAGATGCAGGTTAATGGATACTGATCCCACAAATATGGGGGCcatgctatatttcagaaaaagaccttgcaaaatcacttctgaatactctttgtctaagaaaacctcaagttgataggcaacttgaagacacatacatttTCTGAGtagggattgttgtatgttttccgggctgtatggccatgttctagaagtattctctcctgacatttcacccacatctatggcaggcatcttcagaggttgtgaggtatggagaaactaagcaaggaaggtttatatatatatctgtggaaagtccagggtgagagaagaactctttgtcagtaggaggccagtgtgaatgttgtagttaatcaccttgattagcattgcaaagcTTCATCTCTTGgctctttctgcctgggggcatcctttgttcagagtcattagttgCCCCTGGttcccttccttgcttagtttctccatacctcacaacctctgaggatgcctgccatagatgtaggcgaaatgtcaggagagaatacttctagaacatgaccatacagcccggaaaacatacaacaaccctgtgatcccagccatgaaagccttcgacaatacagtagGGATGTTTACACACCAGGGCTCAGTATTACAGAAAAAATAAATTCTTATCATTATCCATATGCCATATGCTGAACAGGGAAGAAAATACACTACAGCAGTCAGGTATGCATGACATGGCCTCTGCTGAAGTGAAGCAGGGGTCACTTTATGTGACAATCACTGGACAGCCATCATGCTCCAGCATTTCTCTTTGGGGACATCATGCCATAAATAAAGTCCTTCTCAGAACTATATCCTTAGAGAGGGCTTGGAAGCATTTCATACAGGTGATTCTGTACACATGTCCAGCATTTTTAGCTTAATTTAACAGGTCAAGAAAAGTTTAACTCAACCCGAAGCAGATAATATGATCACTACTCTGGCTTCCAGAAGATGGCACCATCACCTTGCCTactgaaaatatttttcacaGCACAGTTAAACACTGACATCATCAAGTAACTTGTTCTGGTTGCCTGGGGCAGGTAAGTATTACCTCCACGTGACCAGGCAAGGAAGTTGGGCAATATGGGttgtatttttcattttcagCAGGAACTTGACTAGCATGGCGTCCAGGATTCGAATCCCTGCTTGGACAAATGTCTGAGCAGGAATTCCAGGTCTGTCTTTAAACAGGGTTAAGAAATCAGAAACTGCAGCCTGTATCCTGGGCATTTATGGCTCTTTCTAGAAAGTGATTGCAATGTTTTAGGGGGCAAAACAGGCATCGCATTCAAGGAAGAAAATTAATTCTCTTCCAGTGGCTTTTCTGATACTAGGCATGTGCATAATTGGAGGATAttttcctgacttttaaaacatgGTCTTTCCTTTTTCTTGCCCTGTTCCAACACTTGGAAATATATTTAAGTAACTCGTATATATTACACATGTGTGAACTCTTCCAAAATGTCTCCACAATTGTCtatttttgtctatttttctATCTCACAAAGTTAATGGTTGATGAAGTTGTATTTAAGTGTTTTAAGTTCAAGGAGGGGCATTTGCTCTTTTAAGATGCGAATGAGACaagcttttctttttctgtctatAGTGTGCCATTATAGGCTACCTTGCTTTGAAAGGATTTCAAAGTGGAGAATCCCGGACACCATACTAGTCAAGTTtcttataaaaaggaaaacaaatacaaCCAGAATATAACAAATGTTCCCTCAATAGAAggtaaaccacctctgaacaaatcttgggaaGATACCCGTGTAAGAGTCACTATATGTTAGAAAACTTTGGTAGACTATTTGTCAGAACACAAACTCTTCACCAGCAAACCTTTTTCGTGAGTGTTCTTTGCGGGTTGAGGTAGAAGTAGTGCAGCCCACAACGCTGGGGGACTTGGACCTCCGGTGGACCCCGTATTTGGCCGTTTCTTCCTTGAGGCTGATCTTGGGCTCTATGAATTGAGACAAGGCGTTCCGGCACTTCTCCACCACGTGCTCCATCTGCAGATAGCTGGCTGCTGTCAGGTAGTTGACGATATCTCGGACGGCAAACTCCAAGGCGCCAGTGTAGCAAGAGAGGAGGAGGTCAGCGACAATCTTAGCGCTGTGCATGAGGGAAACCTGGAGCTCCGAGGACGGGTTGAGGAGGAACTGGTCTCTCAGGAATGGGGAGCAGGCGGCGAGGATGACCTTGTGGCCCCGGAACTTGAGGCTGTCCGCCACAATGGTGACGTCGCAGAAGCGCTCCTCGGAGCGGAGCTGGTTCATGTTGCGCAGAGTGGCCGCCTCATGGCCAGGGAGCTGGAACCGAAGGAGCTCCACACCCGATGCCATTGGTTCTGagcaagaaggagaagaaggtccAACTGTTCAGCAGAAAAGGTAGCTGGGAACAAAGAGGGCAGGAAGTGCTGGAGGTTGGAAGGCCGCTGAGAAGTGAAACTAGAGGGGAAAACAGAGGAAGGGAAAATGAGTTTTGACATTGTATATgagacatgagcaaacttcaaccctccaggtgttttgcacttcaactcctacaattctaaATAGCCGGTAGGAAGTGtgtccatgcctgctatat
Protein-coding sequences here:
- the zbtb12 gene encoding zinc finger and BTB domain-containing protein 12, whose product is MASGVELLRFQLPGHEAATLRNMNQLRSEERFCDVTIVADSLKFRGHKVILAACSPFLRDQFLLNPSSELQVSLMHSAKIVADLLLSCYTGALEFAVRDIVNYLTAASYLQMEHVVEKCRNALSQFIEPKISLKEETAKYGVHRRSKSPSVVGCTTSTSTRKEHSRKRSMQRPVKLEFPLEEELEMKAEDEDEDQEDDYGDEDAISDICIVKIESAMEIAQRQKKQQHQQAGTGWNKDMSPQQSWNKESSPQQTWGKESSPPSEWNKDGSGDQEEPQVNSTVAETMGSSPESSPEKPQHGVVKASYSLSEDAEGEGLLIIPGGSYLEETSEAAAVAAECQSSGGGMGLVLAGLSGRPFSTFPAVGRGGGSGVAGGSVSRIIRCTKCEEVFQGVEKLVFHMRAHHFIFMCPRCGKQFNHSSNLNRHMNVHRGVKSHSCTICGKCFTQKSTLHDHMNLHSGERPYRCSYCDVRFAHKPAIRRHLKEQHGKTTAENVMEASVTEINVLIR